The following are encoded together in the Pseudidiomarina andamanensis genome:
- a CDS encoding alpha-ketoacid dehydrogenase subunit beta produces MAKMNLLQAINNALDIAMAKSDKVYSFGEDTGAFGGVFRATSGLTEKYGRHRNFNTPLVEQGILGFANGLASQGSYAVAEIQFGDYIFPAFDQIVNESAKFRYRSGDEFNVGGLTIRTPYGGGIAGGHYHSQSPEAYFAHTPGLKIVMPRNPYMAKGLLLSAIFDKNPVLFMEPKRLYRASVGEVPEEEYTLELGKADVVKEGKDITVLAWGAQVEMAEKAAEMAAKDGIDCEVIDLVSILPWDVETVAESVRKTGRLVITQEAPITGGFASEVAATIQDECFLYLESPIARVCGLDTPYPLSHEKEYFVDHLKVYEAIKASMTY; encoded by the coding sequence ATGGCCAAGATGAATCTTTTACAAGCCATCAACAATGCGCTTGATATCGCCATGGCGAAAAGTGACAAAGTTTATAGCTTTGGTGAAGATACCGGTGCGTTTGGCGGGGTGTTCCGCGCAACTTCTGGTTTAACCGAGAAGTACGGTCGTCACCGCAACTTTAATACGCCGTTGGTTGAGCAGGGTATTTTAGGTTTCGCTAACGGTTTAGCATCGCAAGGTAGTTATGCGGTTGCTGAAATTCAATTCGGTGATTATATCTTCCCAGCGTTCGACCAAATTGTGAATGAATCAGCAAAGTTCCGTTATCGTTCAGGTGATGAGTTTAATGTTGGTGGCTTAACCATTCGTACTCCTTACGGCGGTGGTATTGCCGGTGGTCATTACCATTCACAATCACCAGAAGCCTATTTTGCCCATACACCGGGCTTGAAGATTGTGATGCCACGTAATCCATATATGGCAAAAGGTTTGTTGCTAAGCGCTATTTTTGACAAGAACCCTGTGTTGTTTATGGAACCGAAGCGTCTTTATCGCGCGTCGGTCGGTGAAGTACCAGAAGAAGAATATACCCTTGAACTTGGCAAAGCTGATGTGGTGAAAGAAGGTAAAGATATTACCGTATTAGCTTGGGGTGCGCAGGTTGAAATGGCCGAAAAAGCGGCTGAAATGGCTGCGAAAGATGGTATCGATTGTGAAGTGATCGACTTAGTTAGCATCCTCCCGTGGGACGTTGAAACCGTTGCTGAATCAGTGCGTAAAACAGGTCGCTTAGTCATTACCCAAGAAGCACCAATTACCGGTGGCTTTGCCAGCGAAGTGGCGGCAACCATTCAAGACGAATGTTTCTTGTACCTGGAATCGCCAATTGCTCGCGTTTGTGGTTTAGACACGCCATACCCGTTAAGCCACGAAAAAGAATACTTTGTGGATCACCTGAAAGTATACGAAGCGATTAAAGCTTCGATGACTTACTAA
- a CDS encoding dihydrolipoyllysine-residue acetyltransferase, with the protein MSKDFILPDIGEGIVECEIVEWLVKEGDSIKEDQPVVDVMTDKALVQIPAKEDGVVAKLYYEKGDIAKVHEPLFAIDSGDSSSENKPVAAEPKQEAAPKQSDSGSTVTDFILPDIGEGIVECEIVEWQVKEGDTIEEDQPVVDVMTDKALVQIPAKENGVVEKLYYKQGDIAKVHEPLFAIRVAGSASASNADQSAPAASSQQESTATSAKPKAGSVEAPAAARQGKAIASPAVRRRARELDVDISQVSGSGAKGRVMKEDVEAFAKGDHASPAAASTAAANTGTAQVAKAGGTHVEPIRGVKAAMAKQMMKSVSTIPHFTYADEFDLTNVMALQKQLKERYADEGIRITMMPFFIKALSLALKEFPVMNAQVNDDCTEITYYDDHNIGMAVDTKIGLLVPNVKQVQNKSIIEVAEEVTRLTQAAREGRVAQEDMKGGTISISNIGVIGGTVATPIINKPEAAIVALGKVQELPRFDANGNVVARKIMTASWSGDHRIIDGGTIARFNKRWQEFLEDPTSMLVHMK; encoded by the coding sequence ATGAGTAAAGATTTTATCTTACCAGACATCGGCGAAGGTATTGTCGAGTGCGAAATCGTCGAGTGGTTGGTTAAAGAAGGCGACAGCATTAAAGAAGATCAGCCAGTGGTTGATGTGATGACTGATAAAGCTCTAGTACAAATTCCAGCCAAAGAAGATGGCGTTGTTGCGAAGCTTTATTACGAAAAAGGTGATATTGCCAAGGTGCATGAGCCGTTATTCGCAATCGACAGCGGTGACTCTAGTTCTGAGAATAAACCGGTTGCAGCCGAGCCGAAGCAAGAGGCCGCTCCTAAGCAAAGTGACTCAGGTAGCACAGTTACTGACTTTATTCTGCCGGATATCGGCGAAGGTATTGTTGAGTGTGAAATTGTTGAATGGCAGGTAAAAGAAGGCGATACCATTGAAGAAGATCAGCCTGTGGTTGATGTGATGACCGATAAGGCGCTGGTACAAATTCCTGCTAAAGAAAACGGTGTTGTTGAGAAGCTTTATTATAAACAAGGCGATATTGCCAAGGTGCACGAGCCGTTGTTTGCGATTCGTGTCGCTGGCAGCGCCTCCGCTTCGAATGCGGATCAATCAGCACCCGCAGCTTCGAGTCAGCAAGAATCAACAGCGACAAGTGCTAAACCGAAAGCTGGCAGTGTCGAAGCACCAGCTGCAGCACGCCAAGGTAAAGCAATTGCTAGCCCTGCAGTTCGTCGTCGTGCCCGCGAGCTAGATGTCGATATTAGTCAGGTATCGGGTTCTGGCGCCAAAGGTCGCGTGATGAAAGAAGACGTTGAGGCGTTTGCGAAGGGTGACCATGCGAGCCCAGCGGCGGCATCGACAGCAGCCGCGAACACTGGCACAGCTCAAGTAGCGAAAGCTGGCGGTACGCACGTCGAGCCAATTCGTGGCGTGAAAGCGGCCATGGCTAAGCAAATGATGAAGTCGGTCAGCACTATACCGCACTTCACGTATGCCGACGAATTTGATTTGACCAACGTGATGGCGCTGCAGAAGCAGTTGAAAGAACGTTATGCCGATGAAGGTATCCGCATCACCATGATGCCGTTCTTCATCAAAGCCTTGTCGCTTGCGTTGAAAGAATTCCCTGTGATGAACGCGCAGGTCAATGATGATTGCACTGAAATCACTTACTATGACGACCATAACATTGGTATGGCAGTAGATACCAAGATTGGTTTATTAGTACCCAATGTGAAACAAGTACAGAACAAGAGCATCATTGAAGTTGCTGAAGAAGTGACTCGCTTAACCCAAGCGGCCCGTGAAGGTCGCGTGGCGCAAGAAGATATGAAAGGTGGCACCATTTCCATCTCGAATATCGGGGTCATTGGCGGCACGGTTGCAACGCCAATCATCAATAAACCAGAAGCGGCGATTGTCGCCCTAGGCAAAGTGCAAGAACTACCGCGCTTTGATGCCAATGGCAACGTTGTGGCGCGTAAGATCATGACAGCAAGCTGGTCGGGTGACCACCGCATTATTGATGGCGGAACTATTGCTCGCTTTAACAAACGCTGGCAGGAATTTTTAGAAGATCCTACCAGTATGTTAGTGCACATGAAGTAA
- a CDS encoding DUF599 domain-containing protein → MNLALIDIVALVFFVSVWVIYTQFARLRARTTYSLSHILRQLRIDWMRTLTRKEHQIADAALLGNVERTVTFFASSTVLVLAGVLTLLASADKVVEVLHSIPYTADTAPDKVQFKLAVLSLLFVFAFFKFTWSIRQFGFVSVLMGAAPQYRSTEFTDEQREIFARQAAKVIDQAGHEYNNGLRSYYFALAYLCWFIHPYLFIASTAVVVAVLYRREYRSKVLRALLATKGWEPGPIKENGESQ, encoded by the coding sequence ATGAACTTGGCGCTTATTGACATCGTCGCATTGGTGTTTTTTGTGTCTGTCTGGGTTATCTACACCCAATTTGCACGATTGCGAGCTCGCACAACCTACAGTCTGTCTCACATTTTGCGTCAACTGCGCATTGATTGGATGCGCACACTCACCCGAAAAGAGCACCAAATTGCTGATGCGGCGTTGCTCGGGAACGTGGAGCGTACGGTCACATTCTTTGCGTCATCAACTGTTCTGGTACTAGCTGGTGTACTAACGTTATTAGCGTCGGCTGACAAAGTGGTTGAAGTGCTTCATTCAATTCCGTACACCGCTGATACGGCACCAGACAAAGTGCAATTTAAACTCGCCGTGCTGTCGCTATTGTTCGTATTTGCCTTCTTTAAATTTACTTGGTCGATTCGGCAGTTTGGATTTGTCTCAGTGCTTATGGGGGCAGCGCCACAATATCGCTCCACCGAATTTACTGATGAACAACGAGAGATTTTTGCTCGACAAGCAGCCAAAGTCATCGATCAAGCTGGCCATGAATATAACAATGGACTGCGTTCGTATTATTTTGCGCTAGCGTACTTATGTTGGTTTATTCACCCATACTTGTTTATCGCATCGACGGCAGTTGTCGTGGCAGTGTTGTATCGACGTGAATATCGCTCAAAAGTACTCAGAGCCTTGCTCGCGACAAAAGGGTGGGAGCCAGGCCCGATCAAAGAAAATGGAGAATCACAGTGA
- a CDS encoding ligand-binding sensor domain-containing diguanylate cyclase, translating to MHLWRFGLLCVIALLSAVSPALAESLPLSKSLESKSTPLNQYALRSWNTRDGLPHNSVNRITQSNQGYLWLATWEGPVRYNGRTFKIFDDTNVTKMREAGALSVAYNPSDDELVFSGPRGSIVSHINEQWNPTIVGDNFVFDTVRDASGATWAATANGVYRIAEQQRPIHYTAAHGLPTNFSFRIFITAAPNQRTRLYVGTRRGLAYYNNQTDSFVPVESVSPAQVRAMTLLDNGTFIVANDDGLFYQLPNSDEFLPWPVAMKDRVTALTEASDGCLIIGTFTRGLGRLCHDSEDWLSVENGLPNSHVLDIYRDQEDTLWIGTHGGLVQLREALFRSFTPHHGVKGAYARSVNTDRDGRIWVGTNDGISHQVNESEQGTVFKALRGDPLLEALSVLSIAHGESGVIYVGTYTDGLLKLTDGKVTAQLSRKTGFSSNEIRVVLPIESTNLLLVGTARGLYLIRVRSDAFEIVRHYSTADGMAADFVSSITMDSAGALWVSSTLSLTYLRPVGEFQWQPKPIDLASFTGASNIFSGTFHNNRIWFATDHGMLTRSLETDDWHWLSRRNGLPFDKTFTINFDKNDNLWLGGARGIVRITKDDLKTWMMDNRKTINYQLFTEVDGMVSRQLTTGGPASVIDQQGSLWFASALGVVTINPQLVDDYRKVSPAPVIESVTIDTGEIHATKLIPADNTRTEFRYVTLGYHMPESLQYQVRLEGYDSHWIDRGNQLETAYTALSPGKYTFMVRSRYPGGEWSTVTSIVLEKQAFFYQRPWFWFVFSITLILLLSLSIHIRIRSLQGTKRRLQRLVQKKTQELEAMAMQDTLTGLANRRAFDQQLEDELRNSRRYETPLTVALIDIDYFKKINDTYLHTGGDVVLQHVSRLLEQQIREVDSVARWGGEEFAIIFPQTPLADALVVLERIRRATENMHIEKFEQAKITVSIGATELSDEESSAQLLKNADRALYTAKEQGRNRIVTG from the coding sequence ATGCACTTATGGCGTTTCGGTTTACTCTGCGTAATCGCCTTACTAAGTGCAGTTTCACCGGCACTCGCTGAATCACTTCCTCTTAGCAAATCACTCGAAAGTAAGTCGACACCATTAAATCAATATGCGTTGCGCAGTTGGAATACGCGCGACGGATTACCGCATAACTCAGTCAATCGCATCACCCAGTCAAATCAAGGTTACCTCTGGCTTGCCACGTGGGAAGGACCTGTTCGATATAATGGACGGACGTTCAAGATATTTGACGATACCAACGTGACCAAAATGCGCGAAGCTGGAGCTTTAAGCGTCGCGTATAACCCGAGTGACGACGAGTTGGTATTTAGTGGCCCGCGCGGGAGCATCGTTAGCCATATTAACGAACAGTGGAATCCAACCATTGTTGGCGATAATTTTGTCTTCGATACAGTGCGCGATGCAAGCGGTGCCACTTGGGCCGCAACCGCGAATGGTGTTTATCGAATCGCTGAGCAGCAGCGGCCAATTCATTACACGGCAGCCCACGGTTTACCAACAAATTTTTCGTTTCGAATATTTATAACGGCAGCGCCTAATCAACGAACACGACTCTATGTTGGAACGCGCCGGGGGTTAGCTTATTACAATAATCAAACCGATTCGTTTGTCCCGGTTGAATCCGTATCACCAGCACAAGTACGTGCCATGACGTTACTCGATAACGGCACATTTATTGTCGCAAACGACGATGGCTTGTTTTATCAGTTGCCGAATTCAGATGAGTTTTTGCCTTGGCCTGTAGCCATGAAAGACCGAGTTACAGCGCTTACTGAGGCATCCGATGGTTGTTTAATTATTGGCACGTTCACCCGAGGTTTAGGGCGTTTGTGTCATGATTCGGAAGATTGGCTTAGTGTCGAGAATGGCTTACCCAACTCACACGTTCTCGATATCTACCGTGATCAAGAAGACACACTATGGATTGGCACCCACGGTGGTTTGGTGCAGTTGCGTGAGGCGCTGTTTCGTAGTTTTACCCCTCATCACGGAGTGAAAGGTGCCTATGCACGTTCAGTGAATACCGATAGAGACGGGCGTATTTGGGTGGGAACCAATGACGGAATTAGTCATCAGGTAAATGAGTCAGAGCAGGGCACAGTATTTAAAGCTTTGCGTGGCGATCCGCTGCTTGAAGCGTTATCGGTATTAAGTATTGCCCATGGAGAAAGCGGGGTCATCTATGTCGGTACCTATACCGACGGACTTTTAAAGCTAACTGATGGTAAAGTCACCGCGCAATTAAGTCGTAAGACTGGCTTTTCGAGCAATGAAATACGGGTGGTACTACCCATTGAATCGACGAACTTACTGCTTGTCGGAACGGCGCGCGGGCTGTATTTAATTCGAGTACGTAGCGACGCGTTTGAGATTGTTCGTCATTACAGCACTGCCGATGGCATGGCAGCAGATTTTGTCTCGTCAATTACCATGGATAGTGCCGGTGCCTTATGGGTGAGTTCGACGCTTTCATTAACTTACCTTCGTCCCGTCGGAGAGTTTCAGTGGCAGCCAAAACCGATTGATTTAGCTTCATTTACTGGGGCTAGCAACATATTTTCTGGAACATTTCACAATAATCGTATTTGGTTCGCAACCGATCATGGCATGTTGACTCGATCTTTAGAAACGGACGATTGGCATTGGTTATCGCGACGAAATGGTCTGCCATTTGATAAAACCTTCACAATCAACTTCGATAAAAACGATAATCTGTGGCTAGGGGGTGCTCGCGGCATTGTTCGAATTACAAAAGACGATTTAAAAACGTGGATGATGGATAATCGCAAAACCATCAACTATCAATTATTTACCGAAGTGGATGGCATGGTGAGTCGTCAGTTAACTACCGGCGGACCGGCTTCGGTTATCGATCAGCAAGGTTCGTTGTGGTTTGCGTCAGCGCTAGGTGTCGTGACGATTAATCCGCAACTGGTTGATGATTATCGCAAGGTATCGCCAGCGCCAGTGATTGAGTCGGTAACGATTGATACAGGCGAAATTCATGCAACTAAACTGATTCCAGCGGATAATACGAGAACCGAATTTCGTTACGTGACGCTTGGCTATCACATGCCTGAATCGTTGCAGTATCAAGTTCGGCTGGAAGGATATGATAGTCACTGGATTGATCGTGGTAATCAATTAGAAACCGCATACACGGCGTTATCACCGGGAAAATATACATTTATGGTACGAAGTCGTTACCCGGGGGGAGAATGGTCAACGGTCACTTCAATTGTACTTGAGAAGCAAGCTTTCTTTTATCAGCGCCCTTGGTTTTGGTTTGTTTTCTCAATTACGCTGATTTTGTTGTTAAGTTTGAGCATCCACATTCGTATTCGCTCGCTGCAAGGAACAAAACGCCGATTGCAGCGTTTAGTTCAGAAAAAAACGCAAGAACTTGAAGCAATGGCGATGCAAGATACCCTAACGGGTCTAGCGAATCGACGTGCATTTGACCAGCAGCTTGAAGATGAATTACGAAATAGTCGACGCTATGAAACGCCGCTTACCGTTGCACTCATTGATATTGATTACTTCAAGAAAATTAATGACACTTACTTACATACAGGCGGTGATGTGGTGCTGCAACATGTTTCGCGTCTACTGGAGCAACAAATTCGAGAAGTGGATAGTGTGGCGCGTTGGGGTGGTGAGGAATTTGCAATCATCTTCCCACAAACGCCTCTGG
- a CDS encoding EAL domain-containing protein — MDFPDSIKQQTCRDCLSGQSLGFEIRMAFQPIVDWHKQHIVSYEALVRGPEGQGAGWVFERINEDNRYYFDQACRVKAIETAARLGCDTFLNINFLPNAVYNPETCIKATIEAADMYKFDMTKLIFEVTEGEQIIDKNHLQRIFSSYSKRGFKTAIDDYGSGFSRMDWLTDLRPDILKLDMQLIRDIDQCHEKQNVVRDVVKVCNLQGTQILAEGIESKNELDCLLELGIHLFQGYYLAKPALEELVTVPFDEF; from the coding sequence ATGGACTTTCCTGATTCGATTAAACAACAAACCTGCCGAGATTGTTTAAGTGGTCAATCACTTGGTTTCGAGATTCGTATGGCTTTTCAGCCGATTGTTGATTGGCATAAGCAGCATATTGTATCGTATGAAGCCCTTGTTCGCGGCCCTGAAGGTCAGGGCGCAGGATGGGTCTTTGAGCGAATAAATGAAGATAATCGTTACTACTTTGATCAAGCTTGTCGTGTGAAGGCAATTGAAACTGCCGCGCGCTTAGGATGTGATACGTTTTTAAACATCAATTTCTTGCCGAATGCTGTTTATAACCCCGAAACTTGTATTAAAGCGACAATTGAAGCCGCGGATATGTATAAATTTGACATGACAAAGCTGATATTCGAAGTAACGGAAGGCGAGCAAATAATTGATAAAAACCATTTGCAACGTATATTCAGCAGTTATTCAAAGCGTGGATTTAAAACTGCGATTGATGATTATGGTTCAGGCTTTTCGCGAATGGACTGGCTAACCGATCTACGTCCTGATATTTTGAAATTAGATATGCAACTGATCCGTGACATTGATCAGTGCCATGAAAAACAAAATGTCGTGCGAGACGTTGTTAAGGTATGCAATTTACAAGGAACTCAAATTTTAGCTGAAGGAATAGAAAGTAAAAATGAGTTAGATTGTTTGTTAGAACTTGGTATTCATTTGTTCCAAGGGTATTATCTAGCAAAACCAGCATTAGAAGAACTGGTGACAGTCCCGTTCGATGAGTTCTAA
- the astE gene encoding succinylglutamate desuccinylase, with the protein MVGTSLRTETSRVEFWDAGVIAVEPDQPGNKDVIFSCAVHGDETAPIEIVRDMVRDILAGKLQVQHRTLFLIANPAAIVNGTRFIDVNMNRLFSGAHAKGDTPEHRRAAKLEQYVSRFFKQERRYHYDLHTAIRDSAHEKFAVYPFTHGGPYKREQLTFLAECGVDTILLNQAPTTTFSYYSVREHNADAFTVELGKVRPFGENDMNRFADADTMFRKLISTSELELPQFDSNRHHVYDVSRSIDRTAEDFRLNFADDVANFTEFELGHLLAVDGENEYTVEQSGERIIFPNAKVALGQRALLTVVPMPVENLKLV; encoded by the coding sequence CTGGTCGGCACGTCATTACGTACCGAAACCTCTCGAGTTGAGTTTTGGGACGCAGGGGTTATTGCGGTGGAACCCGATCAACCTGGCAATAAAGACGTTATCTTTTCATGCGCAGTACACGGTGACGAAACAGCGCCCATTGAAATAGTGCGTGACATGGTTAGAGACATCCTTGCCGGAAAGTTACAGGTACAACATCGCACGCTGTTCCTTATTGCCAACCCCGCGGCTATAGTTAACGGCACGCGGTTTATTGATGTGAATATGAACCGATTGTTTAGCGGCGCTCATGCTAAAGGCGATACGCCTGAGCACCGTCGCGCGGCTAAACTTGAACAGTATGTGTCTCGTTTTTTTAAACAAGAGCGCCGTTATCACTATGATTTGCACACGGCGATTCGAGATTCAGCTCACGAGAAATTTGCGGTGTACCCATTTACCCATGGCGGCCCATATAAGAGAGAACAACTGACATTTTTAGCTGAGTGCGGCGTTGATACTATTTTATTGAATCAAGCACCGACCACGACCTTCAGCTACTACAGTGTTCGCGAGCACAATGCTGATGCGTTTACCGTCGAATTGGGCAAAGTTCGTCCATTTGGCGAAAATGATATGAACCGATTTGCTGATGCTGACACGATGTTTCGTAAACTTATCAGTACAAGTGAATTGGAACTTCCTCAGTTTGATAGCAACCGTCATCACGTTTATGACGTAAGCCGTTCTATCGATCGCACGGCTGAAGATTTCCGACTAAATTTTGCCGATGACGTCGCGAATTTTACCGAGTTTGAGCTGGGGCACCTGTTGGCGGTTGATGGCGAGAATGAATATACAGTAGAGCAGTCAGGGGAACGGATCATTTTCCCCAATGCCAAAGTAGCACTCGGACAGCGCGCTTTACTGACCGTTGTACCTATGCCAGTTGAGAATTTGAAACTGGTCTGA
- a CDS encoding thiamine pyrophosphate-dependent dehydrogenase E1 component subunit alpha produces MAKDKQHQLDIVTKPQFIDGSALKIPMLQILAEDGTIRKGAEQPEMDKELALKIFDTMQFIRILDERMIAAQRQGRISFYLSSLGEEAASIGSAAALSDDDMIMGQYREQGALAFRGFTVEQFMNQLFSNERDLGKGRQMPVHYGCAELNFMTIASPLATQIPQATGYAYGQKMDKSGNCTICYFGEGAASEGDFHAALNMAAVYKVPAIFFCRNNGYAISTPSQGEQYAGDGIAPRGVAYGMKTIRVDGNDLFAVYKATQLARQLAVEENEPVLIEGMSYRMAGHSTSDDPTGYRTREEEDAWRAKDPVVRFQKWLQNQAWISEDEAQKNYDEKKAAVLAALKSAETVPVPHIDEIIEDVYDTPPKHLKKQLEALKAHIRKYPEAYPKTASRIDGGDK; encoded by the coding sequence ATGGCGAAAGATAAACAACATCAGCTGGACATCGTGACCAAACCGCAGTTTATTGACGGTTCGGCGTTGAAGATTCCAATGCTACAGATCCTCGCTGAGGACGGTACCATTCGCAAAGGTGCAGAGCAGCCAGAAATGGACAAAGAGCTCGCTCTTAAGATTTTCGACACGATGCAATTTATCCGTATTTTGGACGAGCGCATGATTGCAGCGCAACGCCAAGGTCGGATTAGCTTTTATTTGTCGTCGTTGGGTGAGGAGGCTGCCAGTATCGGTTCAGCAGCGGCACTAAGTGACGACGACATGATCATGGGCCAATACCGTGAGCAGGGCGCGTTAGCGTTTCGTGGCTTTACCGTAGAGCAGTTCATGAATCAGCTATTCTCGAACGAGCGCGACCTAGGTAAAGGCCGTCAAATGCCGGTTCACTATGGTTGTGCAGAGTTGAACTTTATGACCATTGCGTCGCCATTAGCGACTCAAATTCCTCAAGCAACGGGTTATGCTTATGGCCAGAAGATGGATAAATCAGGCAACTGTACCATTTGTTACTTTGGTGAAGGCGCAGCCTCTGAAGGCGACTTCCACGCAGCATTAAATATGGCTGCGGTTTATAAAGTGCCAGCGATTTTCTTCTGCCGTAACAATGGTTATGCCATTTCAACGCCTTCACAGGGCGAGCAGTATGCCGGTGACGGTATTGCACCGCGCGGTGTTGCTTATGGTATGAAGACGATTCGCGTCGATGGTAACGATCTATTTGCTGTGTACAAAGCTACGCAATTGGCACGTCAATTAGCGGTTGAAGAAAATGAGCCTGTACTGATTGAAGGTATGAGTTACCGTATGGCGGGACACTCAACCTCGGACGACCCTACCGGATATCGTACCCGCGAAGAAGAAGATGCGTGGCGTGCAAAAGACCCGGTTGTACGTTTCCAAAAATGGTTACAGAACCAAGCTTGGATTAGCGAAGACGAAGCACAGAAGAACTATGATGAGAAAAAGGCAGCAGTATTGGCGGCATTGAAGTCGGCTGAAACTGTGCCTGTGCCGCACATCGATGAGATTATCGAAGACGTTTATGACACGCCACCGAAGCATCTCAAGAAACAACTTGAGGCGCTGAAAGCGCATATTCGCAAATATCCGGAAGCTTATCCGAAAACTGCGTCGCGTATTGATGGGGGTGACAAATAA